The following proteins are co-located in the Perca fluviatilis chromosome 22, GENO_Pfluv_1.0, whole genome shotgun sequence genome:
- the LOC120552400 gene encoding uncharacterized protein LOC120552400, producing the protein MDQDRQQGIGRARGRGIRQRGGHGAHQRVGHRRGGGRTVVSNEVRAIVVDHVVNRGLTMAEAARLVEPNLKRSTVNSIIRTFRQENRINRKPHSGGRGRVLTDQQELAVVEMVRARNDIRLSEIKQEIEENNDTFANVASISLPTVARLLKRHQVSMKHIYLVPFERNNDRVKQLRAEYVQRVMVLDADVTLLANGPLSKCLDNVEETSLCAQLSLKMVS; encoded by the exons ATGGACCAGGATAGACAGCAAGGAATTGGAAGAGCTCGTGGACGAGGGATCCGTCAGAGAGGTGGGCATGGGGCCCATCAAAGGGTTGGTCATCGGAGAGGGGGAGGCAGAACTGTTGTCTCTAATGAAGTCCGGGCCATCGTCGTTGATCATGTGGTGAACCGAGGCCTTACTATGGCAGAAGCTGCCAGATTAGTTGAGCCAAATCTAAAAAGATCAACTGTCAATTCTATCATCCGAACCTTTCGCCAAGAAAACCG AATTAACAGAAAACCCCATAGTGGTGGTCGTGGCCGTGTGCTGACCGACCAGCAAGAGTTGGCAGTGGTGGAAATGGTGAGGGCCAGGAATGATATACGGCTGTCAGAAATAAAGCAGGAAATTGAGGAGAACAATGACACCTTTGCCAATGTGGCATCCATCAGCCTACCAACAGTAGCCCGCCTTTTAAAGCGGCACCAGGtatcaatgaaacacatttaccTGGTGCCTTTTGAGAGAAACAATGACCGGGTGAAACAACTAAGGGCTGAgtatgttcag AGGGTTATGGTGCTTGACGCTGACGTAACATTATTGGCCAACGGGCCACTGTCCAAGTGCCTGGACAACGTGGAGGAAACGTCTCTATGTGCGCAGCTATCTCTGAAGATGGTGTCCTAG